The following nucleotide sequence is from Halobaculum sp. MBLA0147.
GCCCGGTAAGGCTCTCAAACAGTTGGACGAACGTCGTCAGTACGACCCCCGATCGCCAACTCTCTCCGAGAAACGTCCTCTCAGCGATCGCTTCGTCTTCATGTTGCACGACTGTATCAGTTAGATAGTGATCAGCAGTGAATGCATCCGCCTGCGGGGAGACTCCCCAGATGGCCGGGTCTTCGAAGTGCTCTCGCGTCTGCTCAATGATGGCTGTGTACGGTAAGCAGTATATCACAGACGGTTGACGGCCCAGTAGTGTGGTCTGATCCCGGAGTGTTAACGCCGCCATTAGTCCAGTAAAAGTTTTGCCGAGACCGGTAGGTAAGGTAATCTCTCCAATTTGACTCGCGTCCGGCTGGTTGTTCCACTCGTGGATGCCGCCCAGAACCTGCAGAAGCCCACCGCGCCGTGCCTCATTGAGCGCTGCCTCTAGCTCTGAGTCGCCGCTTCCAGCAAGCGAATTAATGTGTTTTGCCAGCGGTTCCGTCTCAAGCGTATCGAAGTTGTGGATCTTCTCCGGGGCGACTGGCTTGGCATGACTCTTGTCGGCGAGCGTGAGACTGCCCCACAGGTGGAGTGTTCGCTCGTACAACGTTGATGGAATGGAGTCGCTACTCACGTAGCTTCCTGTGAGCTCTTCTCTGCCGGCTAACTGAAACAGAAGATTACTGAGGCGACCACTGTTGAATGCTGTCTGGAAGCCTTTCCATGACCCCACGCTCTTGGTGGCTTCTGCAATGAGTGTATCAGCGGCCGCTGGCCACGCGTCATCAATCTCATCAATCTGAGATTTGAGTGGATCCTCGCCCAGCCCACTCCGAAGTGTATCAAAAAGGTAACTCGCCGCATCTGGTAGTCTCTGGTGATGACGACCGACTGCAACCACCCCTGCGCCGAGCCACGAGAGGTCAATGTCTAGCGCGTCCAGTGCGTACAGCGTGACAATAGCCCCAAGCCGTGCGTGATAGCGTTCAGCGTCGGGTCCGGTGAACTCTCTATCAGGATGGATATACGCTTGAAACTGTGGTGTTACTTTTCCAAAATCGTGGAGATAACTACTCACATTAGCGACCGTCGAGAGCTCTGCCGAGTCGTCAATCAACGGCTGAATCCGTCGACGGACAGCGGCACTGTGGGCAGGGACCGACAGGTGCGGGTTTCCATCGGGGTGATCCGGATGTGAGATAAGATCATCAGGGGTCGTCATCGGAATACGACAGTCTTGTCACCGACACTCGCGACTGGCCAATCCAGTGCCGATGGTGCCACTTTCACTCCGGTGTCGGGAGTCGGCGTGAACACAAGATCGTCGAACCGAGTTGTCCGTCGACCACCACCTATACCCTCCATGACGGCTGCTGATCGCTCTGTCACGCACTCGACGCCTGCCTGCGGCACTACGTTCTTGAGTGTTCCTGGAACGGCTGCGTCTATAATCACTGGCTCATCGCCTGTCACGGGCGTCGGTTCGCTACTGGAGTTGAGCAGCTCAACCCGGGCAAGGTGTTCTGAGAGGCCTAGGCTTGGTGGGTAGTGTGACGTGCCATTCTTCAGGTGCCTCCGAAGTTGGGTGTAGAATTCCTCATCTTCGACAGCAACATCAAGCCGGTACACGGGGTCAACAAGCGTCTCATAGACATGGATCTGCCGAGGGGCTCTCGTGTCTTGGTAACGAACCAGTTGCGACCGTCGAGACCCAGCGGTTTGCGTTGTTGCTTCACTGGGATCAGTGCCAACCGACGTCATAGGCATATTTATCGTCCGGAGCTCCGACTCGGGTGTGATCGCGATGGCGGAGACATCCTCACCGAACGTCTCGTAGTACGAGTCGCGTGGTTCACCGACGATCGCTGCCAAGAGTCCAGCCACGGTCGTCCGTGGAATCATTCGATACGTCTGTTTTGTCGCTGTTCGACCAACGCGCCGGAAGTGACCCCAATCAGAGGCAACCCGGAGTGACAGACAGTGCTCTGGCAGTCCCTTGTCGTCGATGTTTGGTGTAGTCATTTCATTCGTCTGCAAGGTCCCGCTCCTTGTATACGTTGATTTGCTCGGTATTTAGATGCAGCTTCTCCCCGATTTCATCAGCCCCGAACGTTTCACCGCCTCGTGAGAGGGTAAATCGACTATCCCCTACAAATCGAATTTTATCGATACGCTCTTTCTCAGTCTCGAGTCGGTCACAGAGGGAGTCGACCGTTACGACGACATCATCGATGCTGCGGAGTGGATCAGACGACTCGTCTGCAAGATCAATCATATTGTGGAGGTTACCAGTATGATACTTTCCCTCCTCGTAGACCACTCGGAGGTAGAGCCGCGGTGTCTGTCCCAGTTTACTTCGAGACGTTGGCTGGTTCTTCAGTGCTCGCCAACAAAGCGTGTCTAACCGCTCTACATCATCTTTAGTGAGATTAGTGTCTGCGGCGGCGTTCTCGTCGACCAATCCGTAGAACGGGAAGATCCCATACACAATCCGGTGGTCATCGAGACCGAAGCCGCCTTGTCGGTTCTCGTCGTCAGTCGCGATGACACTGGTGAGCGAGTCGTAGTCCTGATTCTCCTCAACCTTGTTGAGTGACTTGGCAGGGAGAAACTGCACAGGACCTTGGTATTGGTTTGGGAACGCACCTTGGAGTGCGTTCTGGAGTTTATCATCATCGTCGTCATCACTGGACTCGAAGGTGAGTGCCGCGCCGAAGTACCGAACGTCGGTCGCTCGGCTGAGGAATTTCTTACCGATGTCCTCGACCTCCTCGATATCACTTGCTTCGGAGATCTCGTCCAGAATATCGAGCGTCAGTGTCTTGCGACCTTGCGATTCTCCGTCAACCTTCTTTACATACACACCGTATCCGTCATCAAGGAGTTGATCTCGGAGGTACCGTTTGAGTCGAACGTCAGTGACGATTCCCTGTCCAGTTTCAGGATCACGTCGTGGACGGTCCTCGGCGAGTGGGTTCCCATTAGGGTTGCAGTCCTGTGCGTCGGTAACAAACAACATCTCGGAACGTGGGAAGTCTGGGGAACTCATGCTGTGGCCTCGCTTGCATCTTCGTCGGTTGACTCACTATCCGATTCGTGGAGGTCGAACGCCTGTGGCATCGCCCTACGTCCGAATGCTGTTCCGAGTGCTACAGCGAACCGCATATCATCACGGCTGATGGACCACTCGGTCGGGTTCTCTTCGTATGCCTCAAGCAGACGATCGACGACTTCCGGGTACAGGACGTTGTGACCCTCCCCATCAGCCGCGTACACACGGGCGTTGTCAAGTGCGGTCTGAACGGTTTTGCGCAGCGTGTCGAGTGTGAGCTTGTCGGCTTGGACACGCGTATCGAGAGGCTGGCCCATGTTTCGTTCATGCTCTTGATGCCAGCTGATCTGTCCGATCAGCACTCCACTGAGACACGCAGCGCGGCGCTCAGTGTTGTCTTTGCCACTATCGAACATCGGTCGGTCAAGGAACGATTCGAGTCTGTGCTCACGGATTTTGGTCAAATCTGTGAGCTCGGGAAGGTCCTGTGTCATGGATTGATCGCGAGGGGTTGCACCACCACTGAGGCCATCTAATAGCCCAGCGCGTGAGAGGGTCTCTAATTGAACGAGTTGCATCGCGGGAACCTGCCATGGGACGCCATCTTCTCCATGTTCATCACCAAGCCGGTCTACAAATTCCCCTAACAACACGGATGCGTCAACTGGTCTTCCTTCGAGGAGTTGCTGATCAACCACTCGCCGGAAGTCATCCTCGGCGTCGTCGCGCCGTCTGAAGGTAGCGTTAGTGAATTCATGTCCGACAATTTTGTAGAAAGCGATGCGTCTTGCTTGGTCTCTATCATCCGGTAACTCCAGCAAGTCCCAATTTGTAGACACTCCTAGGCCACCGTAAGCTGTAGCACTGAGTGACTCATATACCGTCGAAACCAGGCCATCGGCGATCTCGTTTACCCAGTACGTGCTTGCCGAAGGGGTTTCAGCAACGATATGTGTGTCATCACTGATGGGGCTCACGAGGTAGTAGAATCGCAACTCGTCGGACAGTGCTCGGATGGCCGGGTTATCTGCTTCTTCGATGTCAAATGTCACTCGCGCCATTGGCGGGCGGTCATTGTTTTCCTCTGGATCAAGCGACTGCACGGCATTCCAGAGCGTCTGCGCTTTCAGGCCTGTCACTTCACCAGCGAAGTAAGGAATAGCGTACGTCTCAACCCCACTTGTCCTGAAGACACACTCTTCTAAGAGTGATTTCGCCTGGCTCATCAGCTGGCCTGTTTGTTCACTGACCGGGTAGTTCCGCCAAGACTGATCCTGTCGAAGTCCTGGTTGCACGTCTGGATGTTTAATCGAGAAAATTTCGAAGGGGCCGGTCTTCGGAGTGCCAACAACGCGATCTTCTTCACCAGTAACGTAGCCGGTAGCCTCTCCGGATGATGTCCGCCGATCAAGATTCGCATCAGTCAGGTTTGCAGTCAAATACCTTCGCATCGCGGCGTCCATTACATCCAGTGTCCCAGGGTAGAACGTCTCCACTCCGTTCTCACCAGAGTGCTCAGATAGGTCGCTCAAGTCAATGGTCATTCCGACTGTCAGGACTGTCGGTTCAGATCCCTGTAGAAGGTCCGTAAGATCGTCTTTGATCTCCTCCAGCACCTTACCATCCTTCTTGAAAATTGTTCCCAGCCGATTCAACACCCACCCGTCAGGGTGTGCCTCGTCTGAGTCGACTACACCGCGTACAGCATCGTAGTTACACCACAAACGAAGGCGATTAATATGCGTATTTTTCAATTTCTCCGGTTTGTTGCCTGTTTTGGATCCTGCCTGAGTAAAGCTGTAATCTGCACCACGACCAGACGTTTTAGCAGCGTAGCCGAGTCGAGCGAGATCATCATCGCGGAGGGTGTCAACGGTCAAATCTGTGTATTCAGCTGGATCGCTGGTCAGATCCATATGGATGGTGACTAGCCGACCATCATCGACGTATGCCGATAACTCGGCTGGTGTTCTGAACAGTCCGGAGTCGTCCTCTGCGACTGCTAACACGCCGTAGAAGGTCATCAGATCCTCAAGGGATGTCACGGGCTGTCCGTGCCAATACTTGTCCACTGCCTGCTGGAAATCCTCGACCCCCGGGTTACTCATACGGGCGGCTCCTCCAGTTCGCTCTCTCGGATGTTCACGAAGCCGAAGCCCATCGCGTTCCGTTCGCCGATGCCAGTGTCGAGTGCCAGGTTCAGGTGGCGGCGGTGATCGTTGTCACGCACTTGATACCCGAACCGCCACTTACTGAGGATCCACGTCTCCTGTTCACCCTCGGTCACGGTCACCGGAAGCGGGAACGTCTTGATGAGCTCGTAGCTGTCGAACAGGTCACCAGTGGTATCCGACGGGCCAGCGAGGTCGTCGGGTGCGAAGTGGCCATGCTTCCAGTCGAGGTTGTTCTCGAGTTGCGTCTGGAACGGGTCCAGCGTGTGCTCTTCTTTCCAGAACTCCGACTGGTCGGAGTCGACATCGATCCCGTAGTCGTCGAACTTCCACGGCGGGATCCGGACCAACACGCCCGTGCCAGTCTCGATCACACCCTTCGTTCCGGGTTCGCCAACATCGGGCGCGATCACCGTCTGGTCGGTGATCTCGAACGGCATCTCACCGATGTTCAACTCCGGGTTCGCGTCGAAGTCAGCAGCGATCGCCCCTAGGAGTTCACGATTTGGTGAGGCGACGAGCAGCGTCCGGCTGTCCCCCTCCGCCATATCTCCCGGAGGGAACGGATTCGAGAAGACGAGGCCCGTCGGCGCGTCATCACCGTGGCGATCGTCGAACTCGGTGTCGCTCAGCGCCCGCCACATCCGGCCCCGCAGTTTGTGGTGGTACGTATCGTCGTACGCCGCATCCGCGCGAGCGCGGAGTCGCGCTAATAGCCGGACCACGGTTCCTCCGTGTCGACTGTTGTAGTTGGCACGCCTGCCACTCTGGTTACTGGCACTACACATAAATCTGGTTGCTAGTATCAGCCCAGAGTAGCACAGGACAGGGTCTGATCGTAGCTGTTCGGTTCACCACCCCACCGCGTTCAGCCAGACAGCAGGTTCCTGCCGAAGCCTTGCGAGAGGGGTACGATATAAAACACAAGATGGAAGACGAGACAGTCGAGGCCCTGATGGATCGCCAACGCCACATTGCCGACCGACAGCGCGAAGTCAGGGAAACCATCTTGACCGAGGAGTCGGTAGAGGTGCGGTAGGTGACTCCCGATGCGCGTACGTGACCCCGACGAGCGGGAACGGCTGGAGTTCTTGGGCCGTGAGTCTGACATCCCGCTTTTGACGGACGCCGAACGGGAGGAGACGCTGGAGTTCATCAGCGACCGAGCTGGGGACGACGACCGTGACGCCGAGACGGGCGAAGAGTTCGACCCCGACGAGTACCTTGGCGGCATCGGAAGTGAACTCCCGACTGTCGAGTAGACGCCCGATCGCCACCACTTGGAATCCAGAGTCGTCGACATCGGAAGCCGCCCCTTGGATCAACGATCAACAGACCCACACTGAGATCCAGACGCGATCGGCATCGTCGCGAACCGCCCCGGCACCGACCTGCTGAAACCCACTTCCGAACAACTGCGCGTACCGCTCATCCTGCTCGAGCGCCGCCACCACACCAGCGGCCAACTCCGCGGCTGTCGTGTAGAACTTCGTGCCAGTCGGGTGGTCGATCTGCTCTTCCCACCACGTCTGGTACTGGACCTGGAACGCCCCGTCACACTCGGGGGTCGTGCTATCGGGTCGATCCACCAGCGCCGACTGCTCGGCCATCGCCGCCGCGTCGGCACGCGCGATCTCCTGGAGTCGTGCCGAGCTTTTGAGCCCCACCTCGCGTTCGGCGTTGAGCGCCTCGACGAGTGCGTCACCCACCCGCCGACCGAGTGGCCGCGGCGTCGGTGTCGGCGAGGGCGTCGCAGTCGGACTCGCCGTCGGCGTCGATGACTGGTTCGCTGCTGGAGGCGCGCCACTGGCACGCTCCGCGCCCGTTCCCGCCCAAACTCGGGTACGACCCGAGCCCGTCGATCGGCAGTCGGCCTGTCGCAGCTGCCCCGCCGACGCTCAACCCGACGAGCCCGAGCAGCCCGAGGAGTGCCCGGCGCGTCCTCGTCGAGTCGTCCGCCGACGCTGTCGACTAATCCGCAAGACCAGGCGCCTCGTCTGTTCGTTTGACACTCCCGTCGGGTGCTACGTCGGGACTCGAGGGCGCACTGGCCCGCCACCGCTCGCGTGGGCTCTTTGGTGTCTCGTCGTCGTCGGTTCCGGTCACTCCGTTCTCCGTCCGCTCACTCCGATCACTGTCGGCCCCGCACTGGCGGTCGTCCCCTCACAGTCAGTCTCCGTACCGCTCGACGCTTCATCGGACCCATCACCAATGATCTGGACGGTCCCGATCGGTGTCCCAGTCAATCTTGATCCAGTCGCCTCGTCGTCATCTGAGTCTGAAAGCGTTGCGAGACTGAGACTCGAACAGTCGTGCGTCTCGGGGAGACGGTGTTCGTTACAATGTGGGCTCCCAAAGTAGTTGCACTGTCAAGTGGACTCCGTCTCACCGTATACGGCGCACTCTGCTGCTGCTGAGCGAAGCACTATCAGAGAGAATGGAACTACTCCTGCTTGGTTAGGTGTCGAACTCAACGGTGACGCCAGTCGTGGCCATTGATACCTTCGCTCTCCGTAGGTTTGCCTCCTGAAGATTCGAGCCCGTCAGGTCGGCATCATCCAGGTTAACCCTCGCCAGGTTTGCGCCCTGAAGATCAGTATCAATCAATTTTGCGCTTGTCAGATCGCTATCGGACAGATTCACATCGTGAAGTCCAGCATCCACTAGGCTTGCAGTTGACAAGTCCGTGTGCGCGAGGTCCGCGTTTGACAGGTCGACAACCGGCAAATTCGCCAGCTGGATATCAGCATCTCTCAGGTCTGCGTCAGTTAAAATAGCACTCTGAAGGTCAGCCTTGGTCAGAGTTGCGTTCGATAGATTTGCTCCTCGAAGATCAGCTTCTCTTAGACATGCCCTCTGGAGGTCAGCCTCTGCTAGATCTGCGTCCGCTAGATTTGTCTCGGTGAGGTCAGCCTCAGCCAGGTTCTTGATTTCCCCGCGTCGAATCGCCTCGATATCCCAATCTGGGTCCTCCGTCATTGCTAGTCACTTCCCTTGTGAGGGACACCCACTGTCGGAATCGAACCGACCTATACCATTATGGGTCAATGCGTCACCCGTCCACTGCTTGTTACCGAGTCAAAGTGCCTCGGAGTGTCTAACACCTTTGTTACCAGTGCCGACGGAGACTTGTCACGTTCTTGTTCCATATCACTGGAAGCACCTAATTGTGAATGCTGTTCTGCTGAGCAGGAGTGGCTATTTCGCAGCCCGGCGACCGAAGACGAAGACGAGTAGGGCCAGCAGCAGCGCGCCAGTTGCTGTTTCGAGAATCGTCAGGGCCTGCCCCACAGTCCCGGCTGGCCGGAAGTCACCGAAGCCGAGCGCCGTGAACGTGAGCGTACTGTAGTAGAGGCTCTCCCAGAGCACACTCGGATCACCAGGCAATTGTGTCCACGAGACCGGACGGCCCAGCGTTCCACCAGGGCCAACAGGGCGAATCATGCCACCAGCCAGATACGCCGCTGCAAAACTGATGATGATGACTACAGACCAGCCAATCACCCGCCCGAAGGTCTCACCATATCCAAAGAGCGAGCGCTGGACAAGTGCTAACACCCGATCTAACCCGGACTTCTGACGGGTTTGCATGTCTTGTCGAAGAATGAAGAACTGCTGCTGCCAACCTGGCAACGAATTCTCTCGAGCCAAACGCTCAAATTCTCGGTACACCCCACCAGCCCGGACCGCAGGGTCGTCTGCGTCACCACCTCTGTCTTCATTTGCACTAGCTTCGTTGTTATCCTCTGGTGCATTCTCATCCGGTTCAGACCCTGAATCGGGATTATCAAACGCACTTACGGGATCGTAGACGCAGCGATATGCATCAGGACCTACCGGCCCCAAAAGAAGTTGTTTGAGACGTTCCCCGAGAGTACGATCACGACCGTGCTCATCGTCTACTGGCTCAAGGCTTTTAAATGTCTTTTCATTTATTTGTGCATTCCCGAATACAGCACCACCTAATTGGGCGCCCGCCAGTCGTGTGCCGTACAGATCAGCACGGCTTAACTTCGCCCGTTCTAAGTCAGCTTCTGAGAGGTTCGCTCGGCTCAGGTCAGCATCAGTTAAGTCTGCCTTTTCCATTTTTATCCCTGCTAAGTTTTCTCCCCTAAGATCTTGGCCCTGCATTGATGCATTAGTCAAGTTGGCTTTCTTTAGTTTTGAACCTTCTGGCAGAACTGATTCTTTTAAGTTTGAGCTAATAAATTTTGTTTTTTCTAATTTTTTAACTTTCAAATTAGAACTACTTAAGTCTGCTTTTGAGAAGTCCGCGTTATCTAGGAAAGCCCGGTAAAGGTTCGCCTCAGGCAACTCGGCATCATGGAGTTCCGCCTCATGCAACTCGGCACGCAAGAGTTTCGCCTTATGCAACTCGGCATTATGGAGTTCCGCCTCATGCAACTCGGCATCATGGAGCTTCGCCTCATGCAACTCGGCATCATGGAGCTCCGCCTTATGCAACTCGGCGCTATTGAAGTTCGCCTCATGCAACTCGGCATCATCGAGGTTCGCCTCATGCAACTCGGCACTATTGAGCTTCGCCTCATGCAACTCGGCACCCCAGAGTCTCGCCTCATGCAACTCGGCACCCAAGAGTTTCGCCTCATGCAACTCGGCACCCAAGGGTTTCGCCTTATGCAACTCGGCATCATGGAGTTCCGCCTCATGCAACTCGGCACCCAAGAGTCTCGTCTTATGCAACTCGGCATCATGGAGTTCCGCCTTATGCAACTCGGCACTATTGAGCTTCGCCTCATGCAACTCGGCATTATGGAGTTCCGCCTCATGCAACTCGGCATTATCGAGTTTCGCATCATTCAGATCTGCAGTACGGAGGCCTGTATTTTTTATATTTGAATTTTTTAAAGATGAGCCAGAAAGATCTATAGTGTCATCTAATACCATATTTTTTATTATTGACCCATCTAAAATACAATTTACAGGAGAATTCATTTCTCGGACATCAGAGGGTGCGAGCGCTGTCTGGAGGTTTTCAACTGTCTTGTGTTCAGTTTCGCTGGGACAAGCATGCCACGCACACCGGCTAGTATCTGGGAGTGACTCTCGATAACAGCAACCTATTTTATTCCCAAATATCGTTTCCGATGTATACGTGTAGCCGCAACGGTCAGACGGCTGATCACCCATATTATATATAAGTTGTCAAGGAATTGCTACTTATTCAGTATTCCGGTTCAGATCGTAGGAGAGTATCCATCTGCAGTGTGCTATATTTCTTTTAAACTTAACTTAATCATGCAATTATAGTTATTTTATATCAATATTAATATTCTGTAATGTGTTAAGTGACTTGTGCCTGAATGCACGCAGTGCCCGTACCCCACTATCGGTGAGGGTGAGCTTCTTGCTCCTACCACTGCTGTCCACACGTACGTACTCGTACTTTGAGTCTGGCCCAAGAGGAGAGATCAACTGTGACTGGAGTCGCTGTTGAGCCGTGTTCTTGTCAGTGCCACTCGTCGGATCAGCGAGATCTGTGGTGAGCGAATGCCCTACGTCGTCAGCACGCTGAATCACTGCGGACTTGTTCGGGCCAGTGCCGTTCGTTGTGAGCTCTTGGATGATCGCCATCAACGCAACCTGATCAGTCGTCGGCGAGTCGATTGGGTATGTCTCGAGCCGCTCAGTCGGGTCGTCATCACCCTCTTGCTCCTCAGTGTGCGTGATGTACGCCGTCACATCTGTCGAGGTATCCATCGACCCGAGTGCAGCACCAATACTGGCCGGTCGTTTGCCTGTCGAGACGTTGAGGTACACCGTGTCGGACTCATGCTGATCTTGATCTGCGAGTGTAGTCACGAGCCCCAGCACATCGTAGAGGTCAGTGTGATCGCACTCGTAGATCTGCTCTACGCGAGCATCGGGAAATGCAGATGCTTCGAGTGCAGCCATCACATCAGCATCGAGGTGTTCGTGCACAAGGAGGTAACAAATGTCGGGAGACAACACCTCAGCAGCCTGGACCATCGTCGGAATGTCTGTTTCACCACTGTACAAGAACAGGTGTACACGACGAGTAACGTCCATTGGTACGGCTGATAGACAGCGACTGATAAGAGGTTGTCGTTAACAGTACACATCCGCCGTCAAAATGGCGGTGGGGTATCGATACTGTACCTCCACCCCGTCGGTGGGAGAGCACAATCGCCAGGCCCCACTTTTGCACCTATCACAACGACTGGGTAGTACGACGCAGGTGGCGCCGCCACTTGCGCCCCGAGCCCACACATGACAGAGAATACGTCGAACGCTGATGGTGAGACGTGTACGGAGACGAGTAGTTTGGATACCGCGGCGTCTGCGGGCAGGAACTCGGACAGTGACCTGTCTCACTCGGCCACGGGGCCGTCGAGCGAGTCGACCGATACGACGGAGCCTGCTGACCAGCGCACCCCCGAGGAGCAGTCGCCGACCACTGGTGGGGCTGAGTCGCGGTCTGGTAGCGAGCCGCCTGCGTCGGAGCAGGCGACGGCGTTGACGCTGCAGACGCCCCCGACGCAGTCGCTTGATGACGTTGCTGGGCTGCCGGACGTCAAGAACCGCATTCAGCAGACCGTGTTCCAGACGGCCGAGACGGAGGCGGGGCCGGCCGCGACGCCGAGCCTGCTGGTGCACGGCCAGCGCGGCAGCGGGTACCGGGCCATCGCGCAGAGTGTTGCCGGGTCGCTGGGTGACCGTGGGTATGCGTACGCGTACGTTGATGCCGTCGGGCACCACACGGGCGAGTTTGAGAACTTCACTAACTTGTTCGAGCAGGCGCGGGCTGCGGCGCCTGTCGTGCTCTTCTTGGAGTGTTTCGACGACATCTACGACCAGACTGCCATCAACGAGCTCCACACGCAGATGGAGCATCTGCGGGCCACGGACGCTGACGTGTTCGTGATCGGGACGGTGATGACCGAGTATGTCCAGGATGAGGTGCTCGCACAGTATGCTCGGGCGTTCGATGTGCGAGTTGGCATTGAAATTCCGGACCGCGACCGGCGGGCGAAGTTGCTCACCTCGGAGTTGGCGGCTATCGCCGACAGGGATGCGATTGCTGTCGAAGTGCCGGTGCATGTGCACGACCAGCTTGCCGTCGAGTTGGATGGCTATAGCCCGCGTGAGATTAGCGGTGTTGTGCGGCGTGCGGCTGCACGGGCCACGGCCACTGCCGACGATGACGAGACCCCAACAATCACTACGCCGGTGCTGCGAGAGACGATCGAGACGTGTCGGACGGAGCGCGTTGCGAATATCCAGGCGCGGACGGCGGTTGCTGACCTGGATATTGCTTCGGTTAGCTTTGATGATATCGGCGGGCTGCGCGACGCGAAAGCGCATCTTCAGGAACTGCTCACGCAGCCGCTTGAGCGGCGCGCCACGTACGAGGCGTGTGGGCTCACGACCGGCGGGGGTATCCTCCTGCACGGGCCGCCGGGCAATGGCAAGACCATGCTCGCGAAAGCGGTGGCCACGGAGACCGACCGGACGTTCATTTCGGTGACTGGCCC
It contains:
- the cas8b gene encoding type I-B CRISPR-associated protein Cas8b/Csh1; protein product: MSNPGVEDFQQAVDKYWHGQPVTSLEDLMTFYGVLAVAEDDSGLFRTPAELSAYVDDGRLVTIHMDLTSDPAEYTDLTVDTLRDDDLARLGYAAKTSGRGADYSFTQAGSKTGNKPEKLKNTHINRLRLWCNYDAVRGVVDSDEAHPDGWVLNRLGTIFKKDGKVLEEIKDDLTDLLQGSEPTVLTVGMTIDLSDLSEHSGENGVETFYPGTLDVMDAAMRRYLTANLTDANLDRRTSSGEATGYVTGEEDRVVGTPKTGPFEIFSIKHPDVQPGLRQDQSWRNYPVSEQTGQLMSQAKSLLEECVFRTSGVETYAIPYFAGEVTGLKAQTLWNAVQSLDPEENNDRPPMARVTFDIEEADNPAIRALSDELRFYYLVSPISDDTHIVAETPSASTYWVNEIADGLVSTVYESLSATAYGGLGVSTNWDLLELPDDRDQARRIAFYKIVGHEFTNATFRRRDDAEDDFRRVVDQQLLEGRPVDASVLLGEFVDRLGDEHGEDGVPWQVPAMQLVQLETLSRAGLLDGLSGGATPRDQSMTQDLPELTDLTKIREHRLESFLDRPMFDSGKDNTERRAACLSGVLIGQISWHQEHERNMGQPLDTRVQADKLTLDTLRKTVQTALDNARVYAADGEGHNVLYPEVVDRLLEAYEENPTEWSISRDDMRFAVALGTAFGRRAMPQAFDLHESDSESTDEDASEATA
- a CDS encoding pentapeptide repeat-containing protein → MTEDPDWDIEAIRRGEIKNLAEADLTETNLADADLAEADLQRACLREADLRGANLSNATLTKADLQSAILTDADLRDADIQLANLPVVDLSNADLAHTDLSTASLVDAGLHDVNLSDSDLTSAKLIDTDLQGANLARVNLDDADLTGSNLQEANLRRAKVSMATTGVTVEFDT
- the cas6 gene encoding CRISPR-associated endoribonuclease Cas6, translated to MWRALSDTEFDDRHGDDAPTGLVFSNPFPPGDMAEGDSRTLLVASPNRELLGAIAADFDANPELNIGEMPFEITDQTVIAPDVGEPGTKGVIETGTGVLVRIPPWKFDDYGIDVDSDQSEFWKEEHTLDPFQTQLENNLDWKHGHFAPDDLAGPSDTTGDLFDSYELIKTFPLPVTVTEGEQETWILSKWRFGYQVRDNDHRRHLNLALDTGIGERNAMGFGFVNIRESELEEPPV
- a CDS encoding pentapeptide repeat-containing protein; this encodes MVLDDTIDLSGSSLKNSNIKNTGLRTADLNDAKLDNAELHEAELHNAELHEAKLNSAELHKAELHDAELHKTRLLGAELHEAELHDAELHKAKPLGAELHEAKLLGAELHEARLWGAELHEAKLNSAELHEANLDDAELHEANFNSAELHKAELHDAELHEAKLHDAELHEAELHNAELHKAKLLRAELHEAELHDAELPEANLYRAFLDNADFSKADLSSSNLKVKKLEKTKFISSNLKESVLPEGSKLKKANLTNASMQGQDLRGENLAGIKMEKADLTDADLSRANLSEADLERAKLSRADLYGTRLAGAQLGGAVFGNAQINEKTFKSLEPVDDEHGRDRTLGERLKQLLLGPVGPDAYRCVYDPVSAFDNPDSGSEPDENAPEDNNEASANEDRGGDADDPAVRAGGVYREFERLARENSLPGWQQQFFILRQDMQTRQKSGLDRVLALVQRSLFGYGETFGRVIGWSVVIIISFAAAYLAGGMIRPVGPGGTLGRPVSWTQLPGDPSVLWESLYYSTLTFTALGFGDFRPAGTVGQALTILETATGALLLALLVFVFGRRAAK
- the cas7b gene encoding type I-B CRISPR-associated protein Cas7/Csh2; amino-acid sequence: MSSPDFPRSEMLFVTDAQDCNPNGNPLAEDRPRRDPETGQGIVTDVRLKRYLRDQLLDDGYGVYVKKVDGESQGRKTLTLDILDEISEASDIEEVEDIGKKFLSRATDVRYFGAALTFESSDDDDDDKLQNALQGAFPNQYQGPVQFLPAKSLNKVEENQDYDSLTSVIATDDENRQGGFGLDDHRIVYGIFPFYGLVDENAAADTNLTKDDVERLDTLCWRALKNQPTSRSKLGQTPRLYLRVVYEEGKYHTGNLHNMIDLADESSDPLRSIDDVVVTVDSLCDRLETEKERIDKIRFVGDSRFTLSRGGETFGADEIGEKLHLNTEQINVYKERDLADE
- the cas5b gene encoding type I-B CRISPR-associated protein Cas5b; the protein is MTTPNIDDKGLPEHCLSLRVASDWGHFRRVGRTATKQTYRMIPRTTVAGLLAAIVGEPRDSYYETFGEDVSAIAITPESELRTINMPMTSVGTDPSEATTQTAGSRRSQLVRYQDTRAPRQIHVYETLVDPVYRLDVAVEDEEFYTQLRRHLKNGTSHYPPSLGLSEHLARVELLNSSSEPTPVTGDEPVIIDAAVPGTLKNVVPQAGVECVTERSAAVMEGIGGGRRTTRFDDLVFTPTPDTGVKVAPSALDWPVASVGDKTVVFR
- a CDS encoding DUF6293 family protein, with the protein product MDVTRRVHLFLYSGETDIPTMVQAAEVLSPDICYLLVHEHLDADVMAALEASAFPDARVEQIYECDHTDLYDVLGLVTTLADQDQHESDTVYLNVSTGKRPASIGAALGSMDTSTDVTAYITHTEEQEGDDDPTERLETYPIDSPTTDQVALMAIIQELTTNGTGPNKSAVIQRADDVGHSLTTDLADPTSGTDKNTAQQRLQSQLISPLGPDSKYEYVRVDSSGRSKKLTLTDSGVRALRAFRHKSLNTLQNINIDIK